In Nomia melanderi isolate GNS246 chromosome 4, iyNomMela1, whole genome shotgun sequence, the following are encoded in one genomic region:
- the LOC116434945 gene encoding protein claret segregational — MESRLPKPKIQLGNSISGTITNNMKVNNQKMTKDQNVLPQSSSNSTSETLKKAKSTININSKSANENKPPPKQNLVRSKTMSSIVTKGVKRPATGTTMHTEAKKQFTRPVKPTIQRTGTMLTGNTTNKTVQNATGKTATAAGAAKPSKWDLKGRLAHKSNELSNIQQLYKETASKYNIAQEKLNTLETNVNMYKSQAEKYENLNKILDTELREVKAEREDLSKRLEISEELFKNASESLKLFKEKCTMQEAIILEHNSEVKELRTNLDLQKQMNDELMTNKNELQSLVHTMDKDRRILHNAIQELKGNIRVFCRVRPRTPTELGKVTCTMNFVDECTIEVGKSDGSDSLSCSGKVRGTRQEFSFDKVFPPTAKQEDIFEELALLVQSALEGYNVCVFAYGQTGSGKTYTMEGVPGIETEGMIPRTVRHIFQEMKQFQLLGWEYRIEASFLEIYNEHIIDLLDSQSKTHEIRMADSKGHDLYVSNLKIEEIHSPEELHECLLIAQRNRAVAATQSNERSSRSHSVTRIKLIGVHNTKEEISIGNLNLVDLAGSERLKGEESVRMAETKNINKSLANLGNVILALLKRQEHIPYRNSKLTHLLMPSLGGNSKTLMLLNISPLDECYNETLNSLRFASNVNNCKTGNIKRTRTVLQNSS; from the exons ATGGAGTCACGCTTACCAAAGCCAAAAATTCAATTAGGAAACTCAATCAGTGGAACAATTACTAACAACATGAAAGTTAATAATCAGAAGATGACAAAAGACCAAAATGTCCTGCCACAATCAAGTTCAAATAGTACTTCAGAGACACTGAAGAAGGCTAAAAGtacaataaacataaattctAAATCTGCAAATGAAAATAAGCCTCCACCAAAACAAAATCTTGTTAGATCGAAAACTATGTCGTCCATTGTTACAAAAGGAGTTAAGAGACCAGCTACTGGTACTACAATGCACACAGAAGCCAAAAAACAATTTACCAGGCCTGTAAAGCCAACTATACAAAGAACTGGCACAATGTTAACTGGTAATACAACCAATAAGACAGTACAAAATGCAACAGGTAAAACTGCAACAGCAGCTGGAGCAGCTAAACCTTCTAAATGGGATTTGAAGGGTCGTTTGGCTCATAAAAGTAATGAGTTATCTAATATACAACAACTGTATAAAGAAACTGCATCTAAGTACAACATTGCTCAGGAGAAGTTGAATACTTTagaaacaaatgtaaatatgtataaatcacAAGCAGAAAAATATGAGAACCTGAATAAGATATTAGATACTGAACTAAGAGAAGTTAAGGCAGAAAGAGAGGATTTAAGTAAACGTCTAGAGATATCAgaagaattgtttaaaaatgctTCGGAAtcattaaaactgtttaaagagAAATGTACTATGCAGGAAGCAATAATTTTAGAGCATAACTCTGAAGTAAAAGAGTTACGGACAAACTTAGATCTTCAGAAACAAATGAATGACGAATTGATGACAAATAAAAATGAGTTACAATCTTTGGTTCATACAATGGACAAAGATCGTAGAATTCTACACAATGCTATTCAAGAACTGAAGGGAAATATTAGAGTATTTTGTAGAGTGCGCCCTAGAACACCAACTGAACTTGGGAAAGT aacATGCACCATGAACTTTGTAGATGAATGCACCATTGAAGTAGGCAAGTCAGATGGTTCCGATTCGCTCAGTTGCAGTGGAAAAGTGAGGGGGACACGTCAGGAATTTTCTTTTGATAAAGTTTTTCCACCTACAGCTAAACAGGAAGATATCTTTGAAGAATTGGCCCTTCTAGTTCAATCTGCTTTGGAAGGATATAATGTTTGTGTATTCGCTTATGGCCAGACGGGTTCTGGTAAAACATATACCATGGAAGGTGTACCAGGCATTGAAACAGAAGGCATGATACCTAGAACG GTACGGCATATATTTcaagaaatgaaacaatttcaattaCTTGGTTGGGAATATCGAATAGAAGCcagttttcttgaaatttataatgAGCATATCATCGATTTATTGGACTCTCAATCAAAGACACATGAGATCCGAATGGCTGATAGTAAAGGACATGACTTGTATGTTAGCAATCTAAAGATTGAGGAAATACATAGTCCTGAAGAATTGCACGAGTGTCTTTTAATTGCTCAGCGTAATAGAGCAGTTGCGGCTACTCAATCAAATGAGCG ATCATCAAGATCGCATTCAGTTACAAGGATAAAACTCATTGGAGTACATAATACGAAAGAAGAGATTTCAATTGGAAACCTAAACTTAGTCGACTTAGCGGGTTCTGAACGATTAAAAGGCGAGGAATCGGTTCGAATGgcagaaacgaaaaatattaataaatcgttAGCGAATCTAGGTAATGTTATTCTTGCCCTTCTGAAAAGACAAGAACATATTCCCTATAGAAATTCAAAGCTTACCCATTTATTAATGCCATCCTTGGGTGGCAATTCAAAGACTTTGATGTTGCTGAATATATCGCC